CAGCCCGTTCAAACTACTAGAGAGCCTTTCATCCATGAGAATGTAGAGGGGAAGACTCTCTGTCTCGCCGATTCCTACCGTGTCCACGATGGCGAGCTTCTCCTGCTGGCCTAAGCTCCAATGGCAGCTCCCTGGAATGATGGGAGCTTTAGATGTCAGTAGTTCTGTCCAACAGCTCCCGGGGGAAGGTAACTGGTCAGAGCAGTAAACTGGCTGTGCCACTACCAATGCCAGCGAGAGGCAAACGCCCAGTTCGCAGAGTCTGCAGCTGAAATGGAAAGTCCACCAGCACCACGGGTGGAAGACTTCCTCTCCCCCGGTAACACCCATAGCATTGAGCATAGCGTAAAGCTGCAGCCCCGCGCAGgctaaacaaaacaaagcagTAAGACAAACCGTCATGGCGGCACGATCCCAGTCGCGGCTTTCTGCAAAGGGGCAGCGGTTGTATCGCTCTGCGGGAGTAGGTGAAGTGTTGTTCAGGTGGTAGATGTGCTTGGAGTCTGCTCGCACATAGACGTAAAACACAAAATAGGCAGTGGACAAAAACGTGGCGAGGGCTACAAAGGCTCCACGGGAGACAAGTGACAGAAAAAGGCAAAGTGTAGGTTTCTGCTGATAGAACTTGAGCATAGTCCCTGGACCGAAGGCAGCAGTGAAGTGTAAAGCGACCAAACAGGCCAGGAAGCAGGGTCTTTGAAAGGCCGAGTAGGAGAGTTGCATTCTGGAGCGCATGGAAAGCAGAAGGAAAACTAAGCCGAATGCTGCCGTAAGGCAAGGAAATGGTGCCTCATAAAGCATCAGCGAGGCTTCGCCTGAGGGTAAGCGGTCTTGGTGGCCGTATGCATCATACAATAGTGAGAAAGATCTGGTACCCCCGGCGGCCAGTAGAAAGAGGCTGACCAGAGCAAAATAGCCACAGCCAGATGGACAACGCAGAGGCAAGCAGAGAAGGTTGAGGGCAGAGGCTAGCGTTAGCATCGCAAAGACGCAACCTGCACCATACACGTGCGCCTCCCAAGCCAGGCCCCACGCCGCCATGGCGCTGTTCCAATCCGTGTACAGAGGAACCAACATGAGAGGAGACGGGAATGCTGAAATGCTGCTGGACTGGTTTGTGCTTGTGTTTTGTGTCGGCTTCATGTCCGATGACGTCACTGTGTCTAAGTCGCCTGAGAAGTTGCAGGCCCAGGAGCGTTCTTTATTGCAGTCTGGAAGCAACTTGACTGTGCTGCTTGCCAGGTCTGACATCCAGTCATCTGTTTGAAGGTTGTGCGATGTTTCTATTGTAGCTCCTGAAAATGAAGGACAAAATTAGTGTCCTTGACTTCCAAAATTATAGCCTTTTTCAGTCATAATTCTTCACCTTATTCCTCCTATTTTTCCACCCCAGAACAAAACATACTGAGAGCTTCATTTTCCGATAACGTGGTTTAAAGATGAAAAGATGCGTTGCTGTCATGTGTGCGGGCTCATCTGTCATTTTGCTGCAGGCTTTATCGCAGACAATCAAAAGCCAGGCTCCCTTAATGGACCCCAGACCTTGAGAGTAACCTGGGAACCCAGGCACAATTTGTGTTGTTTTGCTAGAAATGTGCACATCAAAATAGATCTAAAATGATGACGTCAGCACCCACTAACTTGTTtaggaaaaaaattatgtggtttcacacatttttattgcttgttttttccccGGGCCTCCTTTTCCATGGTCAGTTCAAAAAGTGGACACACCCTTAGATTAGCTTGTATCAGAGACAAGTGTTTTGCCCACCTTCAGCTGCAGACGCAAGAGGAGAAAGCATTGTGTCAACTGTACTGCAAAGACGGAGCATTTTCACAAGTAGTCTATTTGTAGCGTTTTTGCCCCTTTAAAACGTGGAGTATGGCAGCGGGTAGTCATGAAAATGTCAAGCTGGAGGAAATATGTCGCCCCAAGCTGGGAGCATGGTGGAACAGTTAGACTTAATGTTGGTTTGTTGTCTGGGCAATGGTGTATCTTCAACAACAATTTTCCCGATTATAAAAATGATTTGAAGTGCGACCAGAGACACCAGAAACCACAAAGATTGATAAGATAGGTGTGGCTCAAAAAGGTTTCCATCCGTGTATTTGCTTTCCAGGGCGATTGGCATGCCACCCAAAGGAAGCGTGGGTGGAAAACCTGACTGGTTGTCGCGTTAACGTCACTGCTCGTCTGAGCTGAAGGGTTTAGACCACAGAGCAAGGACAAATCGCAGAATTTAGGTTCTGCTGCGTGTCACATGACACATTCCTGTGGGAGCACGTCGGTCACATCTGCAGTGCTTGGTCTAAAAACTCAATGACAGACTACCCTTTCACTTTTGGGGTTTAATTCCCAGCTGTTGCAAATTCCACCTGCTTCTCAGTGAAAATAGGCCATCCATACTTTTCATGTCCTATGTGTTGGTTCAGTAGAAAGGTCGTCTTCACACCATATCAACAATATCAGTTTCACTAAAACAAGTGGCACCTTTCACCAATCTATTTCTGGTGAAATCACTTTTGCTATTCTGGAGCGAGTAGAAGTGGGTTACAGCTGCTCCTGCGAACTGGGCCACATATTTCACCAGAGATCGATTTTCATCATGCGTTATGCGTGTCATATCCCATGAGAGAAATGGCAAGACAATAAAGGCAGAAGCGCGCTTATTAGACAGCACTTTCTTCAATCGTATTGACTCAGATGAAACATTGTTTTCATTGAGCATCTTGGGTTTAACCCCTCTTCGTAAGCAATTAACAGAATGGACGCAGATAAAGTATAGCTGTTAGCTCACCAGTTTCTCCAGGCAAAGACGTTGTTCGCACTCCTGAAACATCCGTCGTGTAGCCATCAAGGTCTGCACCTTCCTCAGCCTCCTGAACTTCTTTAGCTGTGAAGACACGAGCGCTTTAAGCTCTGGGTGGCTTCAAAGTGAAATGACATAGGCAAATATATTAGTTTAACACTGCACTGCACTTGGAGTAGAAAGGCTGTGTATCTTAACCCAGTTCTGTCAAATGGGTCAGCCTAGCTTCCACTTCTATGCAGCCATTCatccatggcactgttttgtggaTCTCTGTAGCCTAATTGCATTGACATTTTGATGTGCGTGTGCTGCGATTACACCATTTTAGATCTAAAAACTACACTTCTTACAAGAaaagtcaatctggaattaagatggGTCTAGATGagaggttcttaacctgggttcggtgagtaagcttgaggggttcggcgaagggcCCTATTTTCGTACACTGACTAAATCTGGGCAAAGCGGTGTTTTAGGTCAGGTTTTGGGTTAGTTTGCCTCCATTTTACTGGCTGTATTCCGTTCATTTCAGCTGCTAGCCCTCGATCTAATGAGATGagtaactggtttgctcagtggaaggttgactcgcactgggTATGAGGAACTACAACAGGTCTACGGTCAGCTtggactcaaattttgacctattttacaacactttcaaaatgtgacaaaatctgaaGAATTATTATCTTAGTTATTAGCTTTCTTGCTTATATATATAgtaggggcaaataagtatttagtcaaccactaattgtgcaagttctcccatttgaaaatattagggatgCCTGcagttgtcaacatggttaaacctcaaccatgagagacagaatgtgggaaaaaaaacagaaaatcacattgtttgatttttaaagaatttatttgcaaatcatggtggaaaataagtatttggtcaataccaaaaattcatctcaatactgtgttatataccctttgttggcaataatggaggccaaacgttttctgtaactcttcacaagcttttcacacactgttgctggtattttgacccattcctccttgcagatctcctctagagcagtgatgttttggggctgtcgttgggcaacacggactttcaactccctccgcagattttctatggggttgagacctggagactggctaggccactccaggaccttgaaatgcttcttacgaagccactcctttgttgccctggctgtgtgtttgggattattgtcatgctaaaagacccagccacgtctcatcttcaaggcccttgctgatggaaggagattttcactgaaaatctctcgatacatggccctattcattctttcctttacacagatcagtcgtcctggtccctttgcagaaaaacagccccaaagcatgatgtttccacccccatgcttcacagtgggtatggtgcaaatcagtattctttttcttccaaacaagagaacctgtgtttctaccaaaaagttgtattttggtttcatctgaccataacacattctcccagtcctcttctggatcatccaaatgctctctagcaaaccgcagacgggcctggacgtgtactttcttcagcagggggacacgtctggcagtgcaggatttgagtccctggcggcgcattgtgtttctgatggtagcctttgttactgtggtcccagctttctgtaggtcattcacttccccgcgtgtggttctgagatttttgctccccgttcttatcattttgacgccacggggtgaggagggagttgaaactccgtgttgcctaacgacagccccaaaacatcactgctctagaggagatctgcatggaggaatgggccaaaataccagcgacagtgtatgaaaagcttgtgaagggttacagaaaacgtttggcctccgttattgccaacaaagggtacataactaaGTAttaaaatgaacttttggtatagaccaaatacttattttccaccatgatttgcaaataaattctttaaaaatcaaacaatgaacaacaatcaaacaacaacaattagtggttgactaaatacttatttgccccactgtattaggtTTAGAATTTGCTTTATCCAATGCTGAGATgttcggtgaatgcacatgAAAAAACCTCCttagggttcggtaccttttagcaaggttaagaaccactggtctagatTTAAAAGTCCACAAATAGAATTGTGACACTTTTCATGGTTATGTTAAAACTAAAAACATCTTTGGTGATCCATAAACTATTGACCTACGTCAAAATGACAGCCTGCACAATTGAGATGTCTGGAAGTACTTCATTTAAAGCAAAATGTGTGCGGTATCATTAAAAACATCCTCCTGTGTCGTTTTATGCTCCATGATGACATTTTTTCCCCTGCAGAGGAGTGTCTTATCCTCGTCAAAACACAGTCGTGACAACTGAGTGGTTGTCAGGATTTGTCTAAAGCTGACAAAAGACAGTGGGGCAGGATGGGAGGAGCACAAGCATGTTCAGCTTTAGTGAACAGCGGCTGGCGGGCATATGCTCCCAAAGGAGCAGTGGACGGTTTCGCTGAGTTAGCGCTCAGAATACTGATATGCTGCTGTATCAAGGGTGGTCCCCTCCCCTTCCCACTGCCACATTGTATACAAGTGGAAACATGGAGCAATACCACAGTTTTGGCAGTGTACAAAATGAATCAATGCATCCCAGTGTCGTGACAGCAAATGAAAGCAACAAAATTATATGCCTGGAAGAAATACCTCAGATTCCTCTTCTGTCTTAATTTTGGTGATACCCTTATCGCATGTGAATGGCAGGACCCAACCCCCGGTCCCTATTTTAATCTGCTTCACCTTTGGTTGTTAGTGGAAATTAGCACCTCTGGGCATGTTTATCAAGTGTCCAGGGAGCCCAAACTCCCCTTCCCTAGAAGGCTTGGATTAATCGACTGATCAGCTTCCGGACTAACCTCTAACCCGACATGATGGATGTGTCTGTACCTGGAGGAGGGGCTGATCCTGGTTATTAAACACACAGATACAATCTGTACAGGTGGGGGATGGGCCATTGAGGGAGATGTTCCCTCAATGTCACATTGGTCTTTAAAAGATAACCATTTGCCTTTGTTGTGAGAACATGTTGTAAAAATGTACCCGAATTAAGTATGTCCTCCAATTGAGTTGTGACATCAACTCGTGTCGAATAGCTCTTGTCAGCTTTTCAACAAGATCTTTGACATGTCAGAAACGCCTATTGATTGGCCTGACCTCTGACCAGGCCTTTTGACAGCTGACTTTTGAACACATGTCCATGTATGATTGATCCCTCCCATTCAATCAATCTTGCCACCATTGATTTGTCTAACCTTGCTTACCTCTTGCTATCGGGGTTGTAACCTTTCCACTGGCATCGATGGTGGTAATCACCTCCAAACTTGTGCTCTGAGTCGGGTGACTTTCTGCTGAGTCTTGTGCTTTTACTGGAGTGACCTCGGGGGACGGCGAGGCTGTTGTCTGTACGATATTCATTCCTGGGTTTGCTGTTGTCTTGTCTGTAGGAAACATGATTTCTGCCGCCACTGTGACAGGGATCTTTTGTAAAAGATTTTCGTCGGCTTGTGGGAGTTGCTTTACTGTTACTGCTAGTGTCGTGTCCCACGGTAGGTGTCCAGTTTGTTCCGGCTTGTTTGAGCTGGTGGGACTCTGAGTATTTCTGATATGTGTAGCAGAGGTTGGAACAACAGTGCCATTGTCGCTTCCGCTGCGCGGAGAATGCGATGTTCCTATAGCAAAACTTTCCGTGCTTACATCAGTCACGCCAATTAGAAACTCCTGTGTGGAACCGGTGGGAAGTACAGTATTTTCAGATATGATCCCATCTCCAGACCCAGATTGATCAATTGGGTCTGACAGGCCTTGGCCGGTTAAGTTTACCTCTGCAACCTCATCTTTTCTCCCTGCAGGATAAAAAGGCAAATTGAACGGTAGTGAAGGAAGGGACGGGAGCTTTGGCAGACTTGGGGTCCACCAGTAAGAACTGAACTTTCTTTGGGGTGCTTTTCCACTTGAAGGTGTTGTTCCCCAAACCCCCTCTTCGTCGGCCGAGGCCTGCTTATGAACCAGAAGCAGAAGACAACAGAAGCACAGGGCCAAGGTCCTGCTGAAGCAAAGCATGCTGTCGTCGATGCCTTTGGAATCGGTTACATGTTGAGAGATGACCTAGAAAACAAGAACAAATAGgcgaacatttttagaaaaCCAAATGGATCTATTTTCCAGCCTCTAAGAGCGACTGATTGACTTTGCAGGCCGCAAAGCTTTGACCCTCTGAAAAAACAACAAGTATTTCGGAACCCTCCAATTAGCGGTTTCCTTACAAACCCTCCTCTCATTATTTATATTATGCTGTTTTACCTTCTCAGACTTTCATCAAAATATAGCTGGGGAGGCTTCTCCAGCTCAAGTATAGGTTAAGAGACCGTTTTCTTTGGTGGTTCAAAGTCACTAGACTGTTGCCTCAGTGAAAAGATGAGGGGACCAAAGGAATTTCCCCCTTGTGAGAACAACAACCTGTATCCCCCTTTAAACTCCCGGCTCACCCTTTCTCTTGCTCCCACCCTGCTGGCTCTAAATCTCCTGTGTGTTTATACGCTCGTATGGGAGGAGCGCTGCCGATATTCAGCCATAGCAAAATTAATTCCCAATTAGAAGAGGTAGAAGttcttaatccttttcacagcatGACTACCGAGGAAGGCAGAGGGGTCAAACCTCTGCCTCCCACCAACTCCCTACTTTTAGAATCTCAACTCTACAACATGAAAGATGTTTTCAGGCAGTTGTTCAAACACGCAAGCAGTCCACCTACACTCCTTGGATGACTTTCATGCGCGCAAACATCGTACAGATGAATTGCCATTGTGCACCCACACGCGGTATTTTCTGGTACGCCCACACAAACACTTAAGAATATTAAATTGACGAAGCTTATTCATTATTTACCCTGCCTGAGGctatctattatttatttttctcacATTTCACGTGTCTGTATCATTTTCAGTCTGCATCACCTAGCGTCTGGTGGTAATAGGAAAATAGTGCAtgacaacaaattatttttatatgcAGGTGTCTTGCGTGATATGTGGTTGTTGTTGAGGTTATTTCCCCGGTGTGTCTACTCTTTATGAGCTGTGAGAAGAGCCTTGCTTTCTTCATCCCGGCCAGTTTGCGTCTTGGTTGCCCATATCTGTCTAGTTCTGTTATTAGTTTTTGTTTCCCATGCTAAGGCTACTTTGGCGTTTGCTGTTCTGTTATGCTACCAACTTGAATTTCTtagtcatttattcattcatacaAGATTGTATTAAATGTAAAGATGTcctgatcaggtccgatcacgtcattttcatagtatcggaatcggcaaaaaattatcggacatgccttttttttttttaataaatatatacagtattttttatttaaatcgtttcctaattgtatataacgttacagacaaaatgtcttacactcatccagagtatttttggcttaaaatagggcCATCAAAttcattgcgttaacggcggtaattattttttcttaattaatcacgttaaataattaacgcatgcgctgcacgacccactcacgcattgtcgcgttcaatctataaaggcgccattttaccaatatatagagctaaatgcAGCGTatgatgagtagagagaattttgacaggctttggagcatttttttatttggctaaagccttacattccctctctcagcaattaaaattaacgtgggaggcaatgtggagaagaaaggtagtggttgatcattttcttaacaccctatattctttcccaacgcagagaagatagatcaattggtgcccctacgcacagtcatggttgcacttcccatcatgcatttgggttgaatggctgcagtatcatttactgaaagctcaacaggtacactagatggcaatatttagtcacaatatacaaagtcaaatttatcctttaagaattacaagtctttatctgtggatccctctcacagaaagaatgttaataatgtaaatgccatcttgaggatttattgtcataataaacacagtgcttatgtactgtatgttgaatgtatatattcgtccgagttttattcattttttttcttaatgcactgccaaaatgtatatgatcgggaaaaattatcgggaatgattggaattgaatcgggagcaaaaaaaaaaagcaatcggatcgggaaatatcgggatcggcagatactcaaactaaaactatcaggatcggatcaggagcaaaaaaacaagatcggaacaaccctaattaaatgtattgaagatCATTGAAGTCGAGGATGAAATCCAGCAAACGCTCCCTTAAAATTACAGATTGGCATACACCAAAATAGCTgcaagctaattggctagttacTCGCCACcacaaaaaacccaaaacaacaCCCCAGTGTGCCATCATCCAGCCTTTTAACTCTCCCTATCATCCAATACACCTTAAATCAAGGCATTGTCTGCTTTGACAGGCAGCAGAGCTAATGGAAAGGAGCCATAAAAAGAGCGCAGCAAGTGAGAATTTACAGGCCTCCCTCCCATTATGGGCTAATGTTGCTCAACCGAGCAGAGCAGAAGCAGAAGAAAGACTATGGAGGGTTCGAGCAAGACATCATTGACATGCAGTTGTCGCATTCTAAGTCCAGAAGAGTCAACTGTTCAGCGGTTTGCTTGTCTTTTGCGTTTGCTGCTAGAGTCGCTTTCATTAAGTGTGCAAACACTCCCCCCTGGCTCTTGACTATCTAAATGAACCTGACTGCAGCCTTTTTACAAACATGCACCACTTTGAGGCTAATAATAGAGTGTAGCCTGAGAGAATGAGGTACCACAGTGTTGGACACACCTGCCATCGCAACATCTTCTTCCCTGATTCAAGGAGTTTTGTCAATTTGGAAGGTGTTTAATGAGTTTTGAGGTCGGCGCTCAAGTCAAGTGTGCCTTTATGGAGCTTGCATGTCATTGGAAACAGAAAAGTTGGTCTGACAATTTAACACAACATCAACGTTCGCCCCTTTAACATTGGCGTCCTGTCATGCAACTGGCACAGGAATAGAACTAGCGTTTTAATTTTTATCAAACATTGACATAATTCGCGACCACCCCATCTTAgttccacaaaaataataaattcccCACAAATAGAGGTAGTTTTTGCCTTCTCTGCTAATGTCCTATTTAATGGGCGCAGTCGGGTAAGCAAGAACCGGAGCTTCACTGGTCAACAAAATGAGCTAGTAGTTGTTTTCAAACTGACAAGTTACACTCCGGTCAATATTCCGGCACGTTATTGACCGTGAATGTTAGTCCTGTCCCGAAATGGCCAGCAGTCATGCATTGTCACGTTGTGGTGTGTCACTCCTGAAGCTTAAAGGGCTTGAGAAGACAATTAATTCCCCTGAGAGTTCTAATCTGTCGCTTCAGACTGACGGCTACACCTTGTACTAATTTTTACTTGTCTGTCCTAACCCCTttcttaaatgcaaaaaaaaacctgttgatCTCTCCCAAAGCTGTCAATCAAATAAACTGGCTCCAATGGATATAATGACTAAAACAGACCATCAGACAGTGTTGAGGCGCTCCAACATCCCCGCTAATCCTGGGATTTGAGCACCTTTCTGCGTCTTCTTGACATGCACGCACGCATTCTAGTGCAGTCCCACAGCTTGCAAGTCATTGCCATGCGACAAGCAGCCCATCTCGTTTTGAAGTGAAACCCATGCAAAGTGGCGTACCTGCAGATGTGTGGGGTGAGATGGAGAATTCCCAAGCTCCTCAGTCGCATGAATGTGCGCGCTCCGCAGGAAAGACTCGCTCGTCGTGTGTCAGCGTAGGTCCGACTGCGTGGACTTGtagcctccctccctccctctatcTCTCTCCATCCTTAGCCCTCCCCTCCCTCTCGCTCTGCACATCACAATGACGCTCGGTCACACCTCTGCGAGCAAATTATTATCCAGAGGTCGTTATTGTGGGGACGAAAATACTGCCAAAATGGCACAAGACTCTCACATCTACTGTGCAATTGTAGTTATAAATTTGAAactgaatttgagaaaaatttggcaattttttaaacaatattgtAGATGTGATGTGAAGAAAACACAACTTGCACATCCTTGCTTTCTGGCAGATGTTTTCTTTATTACGTTGAATTTATGAGAGAAGTATTGTAATCGCTGTTTACTGCGTTACGTCCGACATCCCACATCCTCAGCAAACTGTGTGATCTGCTGGAATGTCCCAAATATAGGAACAATCGCTTAAAACCACGCCAGGGAAGCATCATTTCCTGAATGGGTGCGCTTTCCCCTCCGCCTGCCTCCACCCACCAATCAGCTCAATGTGAGCTTAATAACATCTTTGACCTTGACTCTCCTTGCTATTCTTGCCACGCTtacttttaccctggaaacattCACATTATCTTTTCTATTATCGCAAATTTGGCTATTTTAACTCTCACAGGTTATCCATtttaaatgtacagtggggcaaataagtatttagtcaaccactaattgtgcaagttgtcctacttgaaaatattagagaggcctgtaattgtcaacatgggtaaacctcaaccatgagagacaatgtgaaaaaaaaaaaacagaaaatcacattgtttgatttttaaagaatgtatttgcaaatcatggtggaaaataagtatttggtctataccaaaagttcatctcaattctttgttatgtaccctttgttggcaataacggaggccaaatgttttctgtaactcttcacaagcttttttacacactgttgctggtattttggcccattcctccatgcagatctcctctagagcagtgatgttttggggctgtcgttgggcaacacggactttccctcctcaccctgtggcgtcaaaatgataacaagatccgggagcaaaaatcccagaactacacagggggacctagtgaatgacctacagagagctcaaACCACAGTAatgaaggctactatcagtaacacaatgtaccgccaggtactcaaatcctgcactgccagacgtgtccccctgctgaagaaaggacacgtccaggcccgtctgcggttcgctagagagcatttggatgatccagaagaggactgggagaatgtgttatggtcagatgaaaccaaaatagaactttttggtagaaacacaggttctcttgtttggaggaaaaagaatactgaattgcaccatacccactgtgaagcatggaggtagaaacatcatgcattggggatgtttttctgcaaagggaccaggacgactgatgtgtgtaaaggaaagaatgaatggggccatgtatcgagagattttgagtgaaaatctccatcggcaagggcattgaagatgagacgtggctgggtctttcagcatgacaatgatcccaaacacacagccagggcaacaaaggagtggcttcgtaagaagcatttcaaggtcctggagtggcctagccagtctccaggtctcaaccccatagaaaatctgcggagggagttgaaagtccgtgttacctaatgacagccccaaaacatcactgctctagaggagatctgcatggaggaacgggttaaaataccagcaacattgtgtgaaaagcttgtgaagagttacagaaaacgtttggcctccgttattgccaacaaagggtacataacaaagtattgagatgaacttttggccaaaaactcattttccaccatgatttgcaaatacattctttaaaaatcaaacaatgtgttttctgttttttttccacattctgtctctcatggttgaagtttaaccatgttgacacttacaggcctctctaatattttctagtctgagaacttgcacaattagtggttgacgtatttgctccactgtataaaCCAGTACTTTTTAAATAgttggggggcgcagagcgatgctgggggtggcacatgtgacctcggggaaaacacttttttgctgtacaagaataaagtgtaattgcacatccactcagtgggtggcaatttcgctgttattttcagtgattgcacagtatttttgaaccaaacaagagcacacagcaaagagcaccggagatatgaagagcttagACGACAAAATAAGACAAAGCGTATGTAGAGTTGGGCTTTGACTttcaatacagtgggagacgaggaaagtccAGTCTGTTTAGTGTGCCTAAAAAtatgcagcggacagcaggacggCAAATCAATTTAGACGTCACTGAAAGACAGACCCCtctgcgaaaatgtgccgaatattgccaacgatcgtcccgctttgtcagcgtTACATCTGTGAAATAGCgagctgttagcatcatatcaaGTTGGTTAGTgcgaaataaccccacaccatcgcaaaggagctgatactgcctgcagcaatgtccaattatgttgtttttgttctatttttgtttttttgggtcaaattgtttggcatattgtcctcaaaaGTTAGTTGCTAATCAGtttgaatttattgttatttattgattttatttttcagtatcaaatgtttaaaaaatgcaccttcagtgtatttttagtttggatatgactttttttttttaattcaggcaaattgacgcGCTTTaagtctgttacaaacaaaataatgttaattgcagtctttttcatagtttggctgggggtgcgacttatatgtgaaattattaacacattattatatcatttcacatgttattttggtgttttggagtgacactgatgatttgataaacctgttagcatgttctttttgtGATAGTTATCTGaa
This sequence is a window from Corythoichthys intestinalis isolate RoL2023-P3 chromosome 13, ASM3026506v1, whole genome shotgun sequence. Protein-coding genes within it:
- the prrt4b gene encoding proline-rich transmembrane protein 4, with amino-acid sequence MLCFSRTLALCFCCLLLLVHKQASADEEGVWGTTPSSGKAPQRKFSSYWWTPSLPKLPSLPSLPFNLPFYPAGRKDEVAEVNLTGQGLSDPIDQSGSGDGIISENTVLPTGSTQEFLIGVTDVSTESFAIGTSHSPRSGSDNGTVVPTSATHIRNTQSPTSSNKPEQTGHLPWDTTLAVTVKQLPQADENLLQKIPVTVAAEIMFPTDKTTANPGMNIVQTTASPSPEVTPVKAQDSAESHPTQSTSLEVITTIDASGKVTTPIARAKEVQEAEEGADLDGYTTDVSGVRTTSLPGETGATIETSHNLQTDDWMSDLASSTVKLLPDCNKERSWACNFSGDLDTVTSSDMKPTQNTSTNQSSSISAFPSPLMLVPLYTDWNSAMAAWGLAWEAHVYGAGCVFAMLTLASALNLLCLPLRCPSGCGYFALVSLFLLAAGGTRSFSLLYDAYGHQDRLPSGEASLMLYEAPFPCLTAAFGLVFLLLSMRSRMQLSYSAFQRPCFLACLVALHFTAAFGPGTMLKFYQQKPTLCLFLSLVSRGAFVALATFLSTAYFVFYVYVRADSKHIYHLNNTSPTPAERYNRCPFAESRDWDRAAMTVCLTALFCLACAGLQLYAMLNAMGVTGGEEVFHPWCWWTFHFSCRLCELGVCLSLALVVAQPVYCSDQLPSPGSCWTELLTSKAPIIPGSCHWSLGQQEKLAIVDTVGIGETESLPLYILMDERLSSSLNGLDFLYHSNRTLAYRDADVSFDQKGSDKVGHGVNGEPSGGSSFTSDSTTDLKPPSPINLRRSIDEALFGEALFPMSLFSTTRPTQSSDLSVNNHCALPSLCDRLDDPGLYRTSSCADINSNAGATVTGKPQSPSVSSSSCSSPERWRESSSSSSPYRASIGDSSLVLCPSPEAQARQPGDSHRHYQTLGAASQESLDMDMSSEADRSVQEEFMSACKQIDALSICSDTIDL